TAATAGACTATTTGTGTTGCcatggctgatatgatgataatgatgactcTAAGCTTTCTGAATTAATCTAACCAAATCAGACAACTGTAaggatttttaagtaaaaatccCCCGTGTTTTAGTAGAaggttttctttattatttctgtgtagatCTTCCAAAAGGTACAATTAACTCATTCCATCGTAATGTTGGAGATTCGAAGCGTATTTTATTAGCTGCTTTCTCGCAAACAAACATGTTCCGTTTGAGAGGATTTGCATCATCCAACTGGCCAGTCCGAAGGATAGTCCCAATATTTTGTGTGCCCATCTTATTGTCCGGTTGTCCTGCAGCCCATTGGTTGTACACATCGTCTATTTTATCACCTGAAATCGAAAGTCTATAATAATTAGTTGTTTTTGACGTTTGCTTTATTATTTGGACAacgtaataaattaattatattagcaGCGAACTTGAAAAATGTAAGTAATACCGTGAATGGTAAACCATATGCGGTCGTCCCAGGCTTTTAGACCGATGTGGATTTGCTCCCATAAATTCGTCGTGTTATCGGTACGAATGGGAAACATATCCTTGACGATGCTTGCCTCCACGTCATCATTCAGGATGACGAGATGACCTCCCTCCGCAAAGCAGATCATATTCGCGCGGTACCAGGTGTGTTTCTCGTAGTGGACTTTGTAACAACTGCCAGTCTTCTGATTGTAGTGGTATTCTGTATGATTACAAAATATTGGGTTATGCACGTAATTTGCAATTTTCTTATAAGGTCATAAGCAAATATATTCGGACAACGATATTTGGTACTTACTGTTATCAAATGTGCCACATTCATTTAAAGTACTGTTGTCATGATTTCTATAGCATATGTAGGGTAGTTGGTCGTCGCATGACGCGGTATACATGTAGTGCTCGCTGCCAGAGATGGCCATGGTGAGGCATTGTCCTGGGTCGGGCCCTTGTGGGCTCCACTGTATCTCCTGGTCAGACAGTAGAACGCCTAGAGCAAAGAAATCAAAGTTTGTTAAATTCTCTATCAGAACATTccaaaaggacaatgggcacaaatatatgggacctggtataccccaccaataggaatgtcatatatatcattggataggcctttttatgtagaacaacatttactatgacagttttgctgaaatgtttgtccgttctgagatatagatcaaaaactgtgcaaaagttagaactaagtaatctattgatacctcaagtttttaaaggaaaaactTAGTACTAATAATTTTAAGTCttgtttcaaagaaaatcagattacagatTGGTCAGCATTAGTTTTCAGAttgttttttatctatatctcagaacggacaaacaacagaacaaagctgtcatggtaaatgttgttccagttaaaaagacctatccatcgatatgtgtgactttgctattggtgcggtttctcattacgcgcaatatccagttggtacaataaaagattcaaatgctacataatagtaacaattatggaccttAACGGGTACAGCAGGTAGaacatacaagacttacacttagtagttcttagattttcctttaaaaacttgagttatcaatagattacttagttctaacttttgcacagtttttgatctatatctcagaacggacaaacatttcagcaaaacTGTCATAGtgaatattgttctacataaaaaggcctatccaatgatatatatgacattgctattggtggggtataccaatctgcccattgtcctttcaacATTTTCATTACCTTCTATTGAAACGAAGTCGCCATTGGAGAGCAATAAACTAGTTCCCAAGAAGATGCGACGATTGATACCAAATTTTGTCATTGTTGAGTGAAGAGCTTTGGTCAGCTCTTCGTTAAGTGGAGACGCCAGCACTGCTCCTGGAGAGATCTTAGAGATAATAATTCTGTAACTGTTGGTGATTTGCGATAAGAGCTATAGCAGAGATGGATTTATGGACTCTAATCGCGAAGCACCGGATATATAGGTATTAGAAATAGCTGTAGGTGTCAATATTGCCATGATTGCGAAATTTGAGTATGTCTATATGGCAGTAAaatgtgtttgtgtgtgaacataatatataaaacatttaagATAACACATACCGATATCAAAGAAGTGGGGTCAGTTTTTTACACATGAGTGATAACTGTTTAAAGAATGAATTGCATCATACTTTAGACCAGCgattagtttaatttattttgcgtCTTATCCGTTTAATTCCATGTCGGGTTCATCTTCTTTTATCGTAAAGACCACCTCCACACTACTCATGAAGTTGGCCAAGGTTTGGCAAATACGAGGAGCACTTCGGCTTACTTCGACCAATTTTGCCTCGGTATACTCGTTCCTCATTGGCTGCGATCAACTGTCCCACACTGAGGAACTTTGCGAGTAGTTTAGTAGTGGAGGCTTTTTGGAAAATGAGTTCTTACCTTCATAGTGACAGCGCAAAAACGCTTGCTCCCACGTTGCTGGAATCACGTGAAGCTTGAGCCAGCCCTGCACTTCACTGTC
The DNA window shown above is from Helicoverpa zea isolate HzStark_Cry1AcR chromosome 16, ilHelZeax1.1, whole genome shotgun sequence and carries:
- the LOC124637875 gene encoding secretory phospholipase A2 receptor-like, giving the protein MLTIYLVCLSYLLIAAGPVRCKPDYLYDSEVQGWLKLHVIPATWEQAFLRCHYEGAVLASPLNEELTKALHSTMTKFGINRRIFLGTSLLLSNGDFVSIEGVLLSDQEIQWSPQGPDPGQCLTMAISGSEHYMYTASCDDQLPYICYRNHDNSTLNECGTFDNKYHYNQKTGSCYKVHYEKHTWYRANMICFAEGGHLVILNDDVEASIVKDMFPIRTDNTTNLWEQIHIGLKAWDDRIWFTIHGDKIDDVYNQWAAGQPDNKMGTQNIGTILRTGQLDDANPLKRNMFVCEKAANKIRFESPTLRWNELIVPFGRSTQK